From Anopheles darlingi chromosome 2, idAnoDarlMG_H_01, whole genome shotgun sequence, the proteins below share one genomic window:
- the LOC125959526 gene encoding protein pygopus-like, whose protein sequence is MLDDLDLATQRNLALARLNGSPLATGANGGTSAAAVAVAAAAAAAAAAAANNGGPNPTPQPDGQSLYSHLYGKEMGLMRKLSSMDDYSAVAAAVAGGGHPSNSSSSSSSSSTTPSAAMRNYQQLLQSEGQQQQLQHHPHNHPHQPPSYNSSNQQQQQLHAHAKYNGTNGGNAGGGGSFNGYHPHGSGGGLLKPCYDYAATTAGPNSSAGVPQQQQQQHHHHMQPPSNAPSNVGPQIKKELSFGDLYTPPLTPSSIGSGGSTGSAGTASQPPPVTGTGSTTATAVSTALAFMNNLQQSTGGVGSGGGYGDSPGGGGGGPDGNQSVNGGGSTNSNASTNSCLRSGKQLVVGNTTDQATAAMLSMAARSGSIMNSLANGGSSNGGVGCMNSKQQQQHDSPNAGDVADPTVAHLQHHHHHHHHHGHGGHQQHNMHNHQMQLQQHAGGMHLHAGHHAVGGSSSGAAMNGSGGNAAGDEEPDKLSSPLTGTSTLTSELHDPDNDSVEDGYTIL, encoded by the exons ATGTTAGATGATCTCGATCTCGCCACTCAGCGCAACCTTGCTCTCGCCCGTCTTAACGGATCACCATTGGCCACCGGTGCGAACGGGGGCACCTCTGCGGCTGCCGTTGCAGTGGccgcggcagcggcggctgctgctgcagcagcggccaacAATGGTGGCCCCAACCCGACGCCCCAACCCGACGGACAGTCTCTCTACAGCCATCTGTACGGCAAGGAAATGGGTTTAATGCGTAAGCTGTCCTCGATGGACGATTACTCAGCCGTTGCGGCAGCCGTAGCCGGTGGCGGTCACCCTTCAaactcgtcctcctcctcctcctcctcctcgacgacgCCATCCGCCGCCATGCGAAACTATCAGCAACTGTTGCAATCGGAAGGA cagcagcaacaactgcaacatCATCCGCACAATCATCCGCATCAACCACCGAGCTACAATTCAtccaatcagcagcaacagcagcttcacgCGCATGCCAAGTACAATGGAACGAACGGTGGTaacgctggcggtggcggttcaTTCAACGGCTATCATCCGCACGGTTCCGGTGGAGGTTTGCTGAAACCCTGCTACGACTATGCGGCCACTACGGCGGGACCAAACTCGTCCGCAGGCGTcccccaacaacagcagcagcaacatcaccatcacatgCAGCCACCATCGAATGCTCCCTCGAATGTTGGGCCTCAAATCAAAAAAGAGCTTTCCTTCGGTGATCTCTACACACCACCCCTAACGCCGTCCTCAATCGGAAGTGGTGGCAGTACGGGTAGTGCAGGAACGGCTTCACAgccaccaccggtcaccggtaccggttccaCCACGGCAACCGCCGTCTCAACGGCACTGGCCTTCATGAACAATTTGCAACAATCGACGGGAGGTGTAGGTTCAGGAGGTGGCTACGGTGAcagtcctggtggtggtggtggtggtcccgacGGTAACCAGTCAgtcaacggtggtggtagcaccaacagcaatgCTTCGACCAACAGTTGCCTACGGAGCGGTAAGCAGTTGGTGGTGGGGAACACCACGGATCAAGCGACAGCCGCTATGCTCTCGATGGCGGCTCGCAGTGGCTCAATTATGAATAGTCTAGCgaatggtggtagcagcaatggcggcgtTGGCTGTAtgaacagcaagcagcagcagcagcacgattcACCCAATGCCGGTGACGTTGCGGATCCTACTGTGGCGCaccttcagcatcatcatcatcaccatcatcaccatggtCATGGTGGGCATCAGCAACACAACATGCACAACCATCAGatgcagctacagcaacacGCCGGTGGAATGCATCTTCACGCTGGCCATCATGCTGTTGGAGGATCGTCGAGCGGTGCTGCTATGAACGGCAGTGGCGGtaatgctgctggcgatgaagAACCGGATAAGCTATCGTCACCGCTGACTGGCACCTCGACGCTCACCTCGGAGCTACACGATCCGGACAATGACAGTGTCGAGGATGGGTACACGATCCTGTAA